In the genome of Capra hircus breed San Clemente chromosome 5, ASM170441v1, whole genome shotgun sequence, one region contains:
- the TUBA8 gene encoding tubulin alpha-8 chain translates to MRECISVHVGQAGVQIGNACWELFCLEHGIQADGTFGAQASKVHDDDSFTTFFSETGNGKHVPRAVMVDLEPTVVDEVRAGTYRHLFHPEQLITGKEDAANNYARGHYTVGKESIDLVLDRIRKLTDACSGLQGFLIFHSFGGGTGSGFTSLLMERLSLDYGKKSKLEFAIYPAPQVSTAVVEPYNSILTTHTTLEHSDCAFMVDNEAIYDICRRNLDIERPTYTNLNRLISQIVSSITASLRFDGALNVDLTEFQTNLVPYPRIHFPLVTYAPIISAEKAYHEQLSVAEITSSCFEPNSQMVKCDPRHGKYMACCMLYRGDVVPKDVNVAIAAIKTKRTIQFVDWCPTGFKVGINYQPPTVVPGGDLAKVQRAVCMLSNTTAIAEAWARLDHKFDLMYAKRAFVHWYVGEGMEEGEFSEAREDLAALEKDYEEVGTDSFEEENEGEEF, encoded by the exons CGGGAATGCATATCCGTCCACGTGGGCCAGGCTGGAGTCCAGATTGGCAATGCCTGCTGGGAGCTCTTCTGCCTGGAGCATGGCATCCAGGCCGATGGCACCTTTGGCGCCCAGGCCAGCAAAGTCCATGACGACGACTCCTTCACCACGTTCTTCAGTGAGACCGGCAACGGGAAGCACGTGCCCCGGGCAGTCATGGTTGACCTGGAGCCCACAGTGGTAG ATGAGGTTCGGGCCGGAACCTACCGCCACCTCTTCCATCCAGAGCAGCTGATCACGGGAAAAGAGGATGCAGCTAACAACTACGCCCGGGGCCACTACACGGTGGGCAAGGAGAGCATCGACCTGGTGTTGGACCGCATCCGCAAGCTG ACAGATGCCTGCTCGGGCCTGCAGGGCTTCCTCATCTTCCACAGCTTCGGGGGCGGCACCGGCTCGGGCTTCACGTCTCTGCTCATGGAGCGGCTCTCCCTGGACTACGGCAAGAAGTCCAAGCTGGAGTTTGCCATCTACCCGGCCCCCCAGGTCTCCACGGCGGTGGTGGAGCCTTACAACTCCATCCTGACCACACACACGACCCTGGAGCACTCGGACTGTGCCTTCATGGTGGACAACGAGGCCATCTACGACATCTGCCGGCGCAACCTGGACATCGAGCGGCCCACGTACACCAACCTCAACCGGCTCATCAGCCAGATTGTGTCCTCCATCACGGCCTCCCTGCGCTTCGACGGAGCCCTCAACGTGGACCTGACTGAGTTCCAGACCAACCTGGTGCCCTACCCCCGCATCCACTTCCCGCTGGTCACCTACGCGCCCATCATCTCAGCGGAGAAGGCCTACCACGAGCAGCTGTCCGTGGCCGAGATCACCAGCTCCTGCTTTGAGCCCAACAGCCAGATGGTGAAGTGCGACCCTCGCCACGGCAAGTACATGGCCTGCTGCATGCTCTACCGGGGGGACGTGGTGCCCAAGGACGTGAACGTCGCCATTGCCGCCATTAAGACCAAGAGGACTATCCAGTTTGTGGACTGGTGTCCCACGGGCTTCAAG GTGGGCATCAACTACCAGCCCCCCACGGTGGTCCCCGGGGGAGACCTGGCCAAGGTGCAGCGGGCCGTGTGCATGCTGAGCAACACCACAGCCATCGCCGAGGCCTGGGCCCGCCTGGACCACAAGTTCGACCTCATGTATGCCAAGCGCGCCTTCGTGCACTGGTACGTCGGCGAGGGGATGGAAGAAGGCGAGTTTTCCGAGGCCCGGGAGGACCTGGCTGCCTTGGAGAAGGATTATGAGGAAGTGGGGACTGATTCATTTGAAGAAGAGAATGAAGGGGAGGAATTTTAA